In the genome of Anaerolineae bacterium, one region contains:
- a CDS encoding alpha/beta fold hydrolase, with translation MPQIDLPTGVRMFYLDPNPQGGEVVLLLHGLGSAGESWQLQFPALEGAGFRPLAPDIRGFGRSSYPGRWRIPEVVKDLKALLDALSLPRTHVVGISMGGVLAQAFALAHPERTHRLVLINTFARLRPRSPAGWLYFLFRLVLVYTVGMEAQARTVSQRIFPDAPVARETLRRHILQANPCAYRAAMRALALFNAYPRLSEIQAPTLVITGLADTTVDPKNQGELVQGIPQARWLRIAGAGHGLIATHPDIVNPALVAFLQGKPLPTTEPQG, from the coding sequence ATGCCTCAAATTGACCTGCCCACTGGCGTACGGATGTTCTATCTGGATCCCAACCCCCAAGGGGGCGAAGTTGTGCTGCTGCTGCACGGGTTAGGCTCAGCCGGCGAATCCTGGCAACTGCAGTTCCCCGCCTTGGAGGGCGCTGGGTTCCGTCCACTGGCCCCAGATATCCGGGGGTTTGGCCGCTCTTCCTATCCCGGTCGCTGGCGCATCCCCGAGGTGGTGAAGGACTTGAAGGCCCTGCTGGATGCCCTGAGCCTTCCCCGCACCCACGTGGTGGGCATCTCCATGGGCGGGGTGCTGGCCCAGGCCTTTGCCCTGGCCCATCCGGAGCGCACCCATCGTCTGGTGCTCATCAACACCTTCGCCCGCCTGCGCCCCCGGAGCCCTGCCGGCTGGCTGTATTTCCTCTTCCGGTTGGTGCTGGTGTACACCGTGGGGATGGAGGCCCAGGCGCGCACCGTTTCGCAGCGCATCTTTCCCGACGCACCGGTGGCCCGGGAAACGCTGCGCCGCCACATTCTCCAGGCCAACCCCTGCGCCTACCGGGCCGCCATGCGTGCCCTGGCCCTGTTCAACGCCTATCCACGTCTCTCGGAGATCCAGGCGCCCACCTTGGTCATCACCGGCCTGGCCGACACCACCGTGGACCCCAAAAACCAGGGCGAACTGGTGCAAGGCATCCCTCAGGCCCGGTGGCTGCGCATTGCCGGCGCCGGACATGGCCTCATCGCCACTCACCCCGACATCGTGAACCCGGCTCTGGTGGCCTTTTTGCAAGGGAAGCCCTTGCCAACCACCGAACCCCAGGGTTAA
- the argF gene encoding ornithine carbamoyltransferase, whose translation MKRDFLAIADFSPAEILDMLDLAVALKKEWQAGGNPPLLAGKSLAMVFQKPSLRTRVSFEMAMQHLGGYAFYLAPQEIGLGKRESIADVARVLSGYVDAIMARVFDHQHVVELARWASVPVINGLSDYNHPCQAMADALTIYERFGRLKGLKVVFVGDGNNVAVSLMHICAKLGADFIWVGPEGYEIPELAVAQAHQFAAESGSRLSFLHDPQQAVQDADVIYTDTWVSMGQEEETQRRLKVFPPYQVNEALVAKTKPSAIVMHCLPAHRGQEITDEVADGPHSVIFQQAHNRLHAQKAILARLFGVR comes from the coding sequence ATGAAACGCGACTTTCTGGCCATTGCCGATTTCTCGCCTGCCGAGATTTTGGACATGCTCGACCTGGCCGTGGCACTGAAAAAAGAATGGCAGGCCGGGGGAAATCCGCCTTTACTGGCCGGCAAATCCCTGGCCATGGTGTTCCAGAAACCCAGTTTGCGCACCCGCGTGTCCTTTGAAATGGCCATGCAACACCTGGGAGGCTATGCGTTTTACCTGGCCCCCCAGGAGATCGGCCTGGGCAAACGGGAATCCATTGCCGATGTGGCGCGCGTACTTAGCGGTTATGTCGACGCCATCATGGCCCGGGTTTTCGATCATCAGCATGTGGTCGAACTGGCCCGCTGGGCCTCGGTGCCGGTGATCAACGGCTTGAGCGACTACAACCATCCCTGCCAGGCCATGGCCGATGCCCTCACCATTTACGAGCGTTTCGGGCGCCTGAAGGGGCTCAAAGTGGTCTTCGTGGGTGACGGCAACAATGTGGCCGTTTCGCTGATGCACATTTGCGCCAAGCTGGGGGCCGATTTTATTTGGGTGGGGCCGGAGGGCTATGAAATCCCCGAACTTGCCGTCGCCCAGGCCCACCAGTTCGCCGCCGAAAGCGGCAGCCGCTTATCCTTCCTCCACGACCCGCAGCAGGCCGTCCAGGACGCCGATGTGATTTACACCGACACCTGGGTCAGCATGGGCCAGGAAGAAGAAACCCAACGCCGCCTGAAGGTTTTCCCGCCCTACCAGGTCAACGAAGCGCTGGTCGCCAAAACCAAGCCCTCGGCCATCGTCATGCACTGCCTGCCGGCCCATCGCGGTCAAGAAATCACCGATGAGGTGGCCGACGGCCCGCATTCGGTCATCTTTCAGCAGGCACACAACCGTCTTCACGCCCAGAAGGCCATCCTGGCGCGGCTGTTTGGCGTCCGATAG
- the ald gene encoding alanine dehydrogenase, which produces MYIGIPKERRPFEFRVGLSPAGVEALAQRGHTVIVEHNAGLGAGFRDEDYERAGARIVYSPQEVFTRADLLVKVARPLYEELTWMRPETILMGLLHLSSARQNKIDLLLEKGITAIAYEQIQRADGIRPVLKPMSQIGGSMAVQIATRLLQNNHGGKGILLGGLPGVPPAEVVIIGAGTVGRWAMRAFLGLGAHVTLLDISEAALEEAYCTFSGIVTMKATPHNIARAVSYADVVVGAVLVPGQRAPIVVTREMVRAMKPRSIIMDISIDEGGCVETSRPTTHDHPTFIEEGVIHYCVPNMPGVVARTATHALVNAALPYILRVVDEGTDAILEDPEIGRAVNTHRGRLHHLRRLTDPRRPDHAQ; this is translated from the coding sequence ATGTATATCGGGATCCCCAAAGAGCGTCGCCCCTTTGAGTTTCGGGTGGGGCTGTCGCCAGCAGGCGTTGAGGCCCTGGCCCAACGGGGGCACACCGTCATTGTGGAGCACAACGCCGGTTTAGGCGCCGGTTTTCGGGACGAAGACTACGAACGCGCCGGCGCGCGCATCGTCTATTCCCCCCAAGAGGTGTTCACCCGCGCCGACCTGCTGGTCAAAGTCGCCCGTCCCCTGTACGAAGAATTGACCTGGATGCGGCCCGAAACCATCCTCATGGGCCTGCTCCACCTCTCCTCGGCGCGCCAGAACAAAATCGACCTGCTGCTGGAGAAGGGCATCACCGCCATTGCCTACGAGCAAATTCAACGCGCCGACGGTATCCGGCCGGTGCTCAAGCCCATGAGCCAAATCGGGGGCAGCATGGCCGTGCAAATCGCCACCCGCCTGCTCCAGAACAATCACGGCGGGAAAGGCATCCTACTGGGAGGGCTGCCGGGAGTGCCACCGGCCGAGGTGGTCATCATCGGCGCGGGCACCGTGGGCCGCTGGGCCATGCGGGCCTTTTTGGGATTGGGCGCCCATGTCACCCTGCTCGACATCTCCGAAGCCGCCCTGGAAGAAGCCTACTGTACCTTCTCGGGCATCGTGACCATGAAAGCCACCCCCCACAACATCGCCCGCGCGGTTTCCTACGCGGATGTGGTGGTCGGCGCCGTGCTGGTCCCCGGCCAACGGGCGCCCATCGTGGTCACCCGCGAGATGGTGCGGGCCATGAAGCCACGCTCCATCATCATGGACATCAGCATCGACGAAGGGGGCTGCGTGGAGACTTCGCGCCCCACCACCCACGACCACCCCACCTTCATCGAGGAGGGCGTCATCCACTACTGCGTGCCCAACATGCCCGGCGTGGTGGCGCGCACGGCGACCCACGCGCTGGTCAACGCCGCCCTGCCCTACATCCTCCGCGTGGTGGACGAAGGCACCGACGCCATCCTGGAAGACCCGGAAATCGGCCGCGCGGTGAACACCCATCGCGGACGGCTCCACCACCTTCGCCGCCTGACGGACCCAAGGAGGCCCGACCATGCTCAGTAA
- a CDS encoding acetyl-CoA hydrolase/transferase family protein — protein MLSNEWLSRYRNRVVSAEEAVRVIQPGYRVFLTGNCSTPQKLLAALVDYAPELHDVEIIQILTMGNDDYVAPGMEKHLRVNTMFISNNVRRAVNEGRADFTPIRLGEIPYLFLQGHIPLDVALIHVSPPDEHGFCSFGVEVGVTKPAAQSARIVIAEVNERMPRTLGDSFIHISQIDYLVPVDYSLPEIKMGEPNEIARQIAAYVADLIEDGSTLQMGIGAIPDAVLLYLHDKKDLGVHTELFSDGVIDLVEAGVLTNARKTLHPGKIVAGFVLGTQRLYDFIDDNPIIELHPTQYVNDPYVIAQNEKMVAINSAIEVDLTGQVCADSIGTRLYSGVGGQLDFIYGASRSKGGKPIIALPSTVTLRDGTRLSRIVPTLKPGAGVVTTRYHVHYVVTEYGAVNLYGKTLRERAKLLISIAHPDFRDELTYQARKLNYL, from the coding sequence ATGCTCAGTAATGAATGGCTTTCTCGCTACCGGAATCGCGTGGTCTCGGCCGAAGAGGCTGTGCGTGTGATTCAACCGGGGTACCGCGTTTTCCTCACGGGCAACTGCTCCACCCCGCAGAAACTCCTGGCCGCCCTGGTGGACTACGCCCCTGAACTCCACGATGTTGAGATCATCCAGATCCTGACCATGGGCAACGATGACTATGTGGCCCCCGGCATGGAAAAACACCTACGGGTGAACACCATGTTCATCAGCAACAATGTGCGCCGGGCGGTCAACGAGGGGCGGGCCGATTTCACCCCCATCCGCCTGGGGGAGATCCCCTACCTGTTCCTCCAAGGGCACATTCCCCTGGATGTGGCCCTCATCCATGTCTCCCCGCCCGATGAGCACGGGTTCTGCTCCTTCGGGGTGGAAGTCGGGGTCACCAAGCCGGCGGCCCAGTCCGCACGCATCGTCATCGCCGAGGTGAACGAACGCATGCCTCGCACCCTGGGCGATTCCTTCATCCACATCTCCCAAATCGACTACCTGGTGCCGGTGGACTACTCCTTGCCCGAAATCAAGATGGGCGAGCCCAACGAGATCGCCCGGCAGATCGCCGCCTATGTGGCCGACCTCATCGAGGACGGTTCCACCCTGCAGATGGGCATCGGCGCCATCCCCGACGCCGTGCTCCTCTACCTGCACGACAAAAAGGACCTGGGCGTGCACACCGAGTTGTTCTCCGATGGCGTCATCGACCTGGTGGAAGCCGGCGTGCTCACCAACGCCCGCAAGACCCTGCATCCGGGTAAAATCGTGGCCGGTTTTGTGTTGGGGACCCAGCGGCTGTACGATTTCATCGACGACAACCCCATCATCGAACTTCACCCCACCCAGTATGTCAACGACCCCTATGTGATCGCCCAAAACGAAAAGATGGTGGCCATCAATTCGGCCATCGAGGTGGACCTCACCGGCCAGGTCTGCGCCGACAGCATCGGCACCCGCCTGTATTCGGGCGTGGGCGGCCAGTTGGACTTCATCTACGGCGCCTCGCGCTCCAAAGGCGGCAAACCCATCATCGCCCTCCCCAGCACGGTCACCTTGCGCGACGGCACTCGCCTCAGCCGCATTGTGCCCACGCTGAAACCTGGCGCAGGGGTGGTCACCACCCGCTACCATGTGCACTATGTGGTCACCGAATACGGGGCGGTGAACCTTTACGGCAAAACCCTGCGCGAGCGGGCCAAACTGCTCATCTCCATCGCCCACCCCGACTTCCGCGACGAGTTGACCTACCAGGCCAGGAAACTCAACTACCTGTAG
- the pyk gene encoding pyruvate kinase, with the protein MKTFLRRTKIVATVGPASRDEGTLRAMLQAGVDVVRLNFSHGSPEEHAEVIRRVRQLAHRLGKPVAILQDLQGPKIRLGTLAEEPLFLAPGDEVAFRFQPTSDDPQVLPIDFADLAQSVRPGGRILLDDGNLEFEVLAVEGDTVRARTVLGGQVTSHKGVNLPGAQLDIPGFTEKDEEDLTFGLHHGVDAVAISFVRDEKDVARVRQAIAEIAPERADTPLIAKLERPQAMDNLHQIIHAADGVMVARGDLGVEMPPEAVPIAQKRIIEMANRHAKLVITATQMLDSMIHNPRPTRAEASDVANAIFDGTDAVMLSGETAMGKYPVEAVRMMDAIVRTAEANLERWGHWRGVPGDETRHDDALSLAIAARELAHDRDVAGIAVFTQTGRTAVLMAKTRPRVPILAFTPEERTYRRLAMHWGIIPYRVPFADTVERMLRHVETGLRTATHIETGEQVVVVAGFPVGAMRPPNFLLLHTVGQIP; encoded by the coding sequence ATGAAGACCTTTTTGCGTCGCACAAAAATCGTCGCCACCGTAGGCCCGGCCAGCCGCGATGAAGGCACCCTGCGCGCCATGCTCCAGGCCGGCGTGGATGTGGTGCGTCTCAACTTCTCCCATGGTAGCCCCGAAGAGCACGCGGAGGTCATCCGCCGGGTACGCCAACTGGCCCATCGATTGGGCAAACCGGTGGCCATCTTGCAGGACCTGCAGGGGCCGAAGATTCGTCTAGGCACCCTGGCCGAGGAGCCCCTTTTCCTGGCCCCCGGCGATGAGGTCGCCTTTCGTTTTCAGCCCACCTCGGACGATCCGCAAGTGCTGCCCATCGACTTCGCTGACCTGGCCCAGTCCGTGCGTCCCGGCGGGCGCATCCTACTCGATGACGGTAATCTTGAGTTTGAGGTGCTGGCCGTGGAAGGCGATACCGTGCGGGCGCGCACCGTCCTGGGCGGGCAGGTGACCTCCCACAAAGGCGTCAACCTCCCGGGGGCCCAACTGGACATCCCCGGCTTCACCGAGAAGGACGAGGAAGACTTGACCTTTGGACTGCACCATGGGGTGGACGCCGTGGCCATCTCCTTCGTGCGCGACGAGAAAGATGTGGCCCGGGTGCGTCAGGCCATCGCTGAAATCGCCCCTGAACGGGCCGACACGCCCTTGATCGCCAAACTGGAACGGCCCCAGGCCATGGACAACCTGCACCAGATCATCCACGCCGCCGACGGGGTGATGGTGGCGCGAGGCGACCTGGGCGTGGAGATGCCGCCCGAGGCAGTGCCCATTGCACAAAAGCGCATCATCGAGATGGCCAACCGCCACGCCAAACTGGTAATTACCGCTACGCAAATGCTGGATTCCATGATTCACAATCCTCGCCCCACCCGCGCCGAGGCCAGCGATGTGGCCAACGCCATTTTCGACGGCACCGATGCGGTGATGCTTTCGGGCGAAACGGCCATGGGGAAGTATCCGGTGGAGGCCGTGCGCATGATGGACGCCATCGTCCGCACAGCCGAGGCCAACCTGGAGCGTTGGGGGCACTGGCGGGGCGTGCCGGGCGACGAAACCCGCCACGACGACGCCCTGTCCCTGGCCATCGCCGCCCGCGAACTGGCGCACGACCGCGATGTGGCCGGTATTGCCGTGTTTACCCAGACGGGGCGCACGGCGGTGCTCATGGCCAAAACACGCCCCAGAGTGCCCATCCTGGCCTTCACCCCGGAAGAACGCACCTACCGTCGCCTGGCCATGCACTGGGGCATCATCCCCTATCGCGTGCCCTTTGCCGACACGGTGGAACGGATGTTGCGCCATGTGGAAACCGGGTTGCGAACGGCCACCCACATCGAAACAGGGGAGCAAGTTGTGGTCGTGGCCGGGTTCCCGGTGGGGGCCATGCGACCGCCCAACTTTCTGCTCCTCCACACGGTGGGGCAAATCCCCTAA
- a CDS encoding DMT family transporter — MVERAELGYNGVNPLDGRHTLATSHDLRAIFAGLLATSIWGGMYVVSKVVLDVIPPFGLLTLRLILGAGVLLGVALLQRQPAPAWGQVWRLLGVGLLGYGVSLGFQFVGTKLSTAANGALVTSATPAFVLLFGAWLLREPITRGKALALALASVGVVVVIDPRGVRFDGALFWGNLALVAAALTWALYSVLVRLVTRQVDVLWTSLLAFLGGLLLTVPAAAWEGFALGWGAVTWPVVAGVFYLGVVSTALAMYLWNYAFARLEAGVAAMTFFAQPVVGVGLGAWLLHEPLGGGFFLGGMLILVGVWLATREA, encoded by the coding sequence ATGGTCGAACGGGCCGAATTAGGCTACAATGGAGTCAATCCGCTGGATGGGAGGCACACCTTGGCGACCTCGCATGACCTTCGAGCCATCTTCGCCGGGCTGCTGGCCACCTCGATTTGGGGCGGCATGTATGTGGTGAGCAAGGTGGTCCTTGATGTCATCCCTCCTTTTGGTCTGCTCACCCTGCGGCTGATTTTGGGGGCGGGGGTGCTCTTGGGCGTGGCGCTGCTTCAGCGGCAACCTGCGCCCGCCTGGGGGCAGGTGTGGCGCCTGCTGGGTGTGGGCCTGCTGGGGTACGGCGTCTCGTTGGGATTCCAGTTTGTGGGTACCAAACTTTCCACGGCGGCCAACGGGGCCCTGGTGACCTCGGCCACCCCGGCCTTTGTGCTCCTCTTTGGCGCCTGGCTCCTGCGGGAGCCGATCACTCGCGGGAAGGCCCTGGCATTGGCCCTGGCCTCGGTGGGCGTGGTCGTGGTCATCGATCCCCGCGGGGTGCGTTTCGATGGCGCCTTGTTTTGGGGCAACTTGGCCCTGGTGGCCGCAGCCCTGACCTGGGCCCTCTACTCGGTGTTGGTGCGCCTGGTGACCCGACAGGTGGATGTGCTCTGGACCAGCCTCCTGGCCTTTCTCGGTGGGTTGTTGCTCACCGTGCCCGCGGCGGCCTGGGAAGGCTTTGCCCTGGGATGGGGCGCGGTGACCTGGCCCGTGGTGGCTGGCGTGTTCTATCTGGGCGTGGTCTCCACCGCGCTCGCCATGTACCTTTGGAACTATGCCTTTGCCCGGCTGGAAGCCGGCGTGGCGGCCATGACTTTTTTCGCTCAGCCTGTGGTCGGCGTAGGACTGGGCGCCTGGTTGCTGCATGAACCGTTGGGAGGAGGCTTTTTTCTGGGCGGGATGCTAATTCTGGTCGGTGTGTGGCTGGCCACGCGCGAGGCTTGA
- a CDS encoding CTP synthase, which produces MQETKFIFVTGGVLSSVGKGVTAAALGRTLKERGFSVTAQKLDPYLNVDPGTMNPYQHGEVFVLDDGAETDLDLGHYERFMDVRLNRHSNITTGQVYMEVIAKERRGDYLGGTIQVIPHITDEIKRRTALVAKTTGAEIVVVEVGGTVGDIESLPFLEALRQMRHDVGRENSLYIHVTWLPYIRSTGELKTKPTQHSVRELRSIGIQADMIIARSDYPVPDELREKIALFCDVEPQAVIPMVTTDVLYEVPLLLERYGVADYVLRRLGLSPRQKPDWAPWQHLVEEARREKPRVNIALVGKYVELHDAYMSVREALHHAALHLGIEVDIAWVHSAELERGRGWEEVRAAHGILVPGGFGDRGIEGKIQAARYAREHKVPYFGLCLGMQLMVVEFARHVLGDEEANSTEFNRNTPHPVIDLMPDQRGILDKGGTMRLGLYPCQLQPGTIAHRAYGVDEVEERHRHRFEFNNAYREVLARAGMVFSGLSPDGRLVEITELRDHPFMLGTQFHPEFLSRPNRPHPLFVAFLRAAMEQAQKQQAKEPEPEVKAQP; this is translated from the coding sequence GTGCAAGAGACCAAATTCATCTTCGTCACCGGAGGCGTGCTGAGTTCCGTGGGCAAAGGGGTCACCGCGGCAGCCTTAGGCCGCACCCTCAAGGAGCGCGGTTTCTCAGTCACCGCCCAGAAACTGGACCCCTACCTCAATGTGGACCCCGGCACGATGAACCCCTACCAGCACGGCGAGGTCTTCGTGCTGGACGATGGGGCTGAGACCGATTTGGACCTGGGGCATTACGAGCGCTTCATGGATGTCCGCCTGAACCGCCACAGCAACATCACCACCGGGCAAGTGTACATGGAAGTCATCGCCAAGGAACGGCGGGGCGATTACTTGGGCGGCACCATCCAGGTCATCCCTCACATCACCGACGAAATCAAGCGCCGCACCGCCTTGGTGGCCAAGACCACCGGAGCGGAAATCGTGGTGGTGGAGGTCGGCGGCACGGTGGGCGACATCGAATCGCTGCCCTTCCTCGAAGCCCTGCGCCAGATGCGCCACGATGTAGGCCGCGAGAACAGCCTCTACATCCATGTCACCTGGCTGCCCTACATCCGTTCCACCGGCGAACTGAAGACCAAACCCACCCAGCACAGCGTGCGCGAACTGCGCTCCATCGGCATCCAGGCCGATATGATCATTGCCCGCTCCGACTACCCGGTCCCCGATGAACTGCGCGAGAAAATCGCCCTCTTCTGCGATGTGGAGCCCCAGGCCGTGATCCCCATGGTGACCACGGATGTCCTCTACGAGGTCCCGCTGCTGCTGGAGCGCTACGGCGTGGCCGACTATGTGCTGCGTCGGTTGGGGCTGTCCCCACGCCAAAAGCCCGACTGGGCGCCCTGGCAACACCTGGTGGAGGAAGCCCGCCGGGAAAAACCCAGGGTGAACATCGCCCTGGTGGGCAAATATGTGGAACTGCACGATGCCTACATGAGCGTGCGCGAGGCCCTGCACCATGCCGCCTTGCACCTGGGGATTGAAGTGGACATCGCCTGGGTGCACTCGGCCGAACTGGAACGCGGCCGGGGATGGGAAGAAGTACGGGCCGCCCACGGCATCTTAGTCCCCGGCGGCTTTGGCGATCGAGGCATCGAAGGCAAGATCCAGGCCGCCCGCTATGCTCGCGAGCACAAGGTGCCTTACTTTGGCCTGTGCTTGGGCATGCAACTCATGGTCGTCGAGTTCGCTCGCCATGTGCTGGGCGACGAAGAAGCCAACTCCACCGAGTTCAACCGCAACACGCCACACCCCGTCATCGACCTCATGCCCGACCAGCGGGGCATTCTGGACAAAGGCGGCACCATGCGCCTGGGCCTTTACCCCTGCCAGTTACAACCCGGCACCATCGCCCACCGCGCCTACGGTGTGGACGAGGTAGAAGAGCGCCATCGCCATCGCTTTGAGTTCAACAATGCGTACCGCGAAGTGCTGGCCCGGGCAGGCATGGTGTTCTCCGGCCTCTCGCCGGACGGTCGCCTGGTGGAAATCACCGAACTGCGCGACCATCCCTTCATGCTGGGCACCCAATTCCATCCCGAATTCCTTTCCCGGCCCAACCGGCCTCATCCCCTTTTTGTGGCCTTTTTGCGCGCTGCCATGGAGCAGGCCCAAAAGCAGCAAGCGAAGGAGCCGGAACCTGAGGTGAAGGCTCAACCCTGA